In one window of Thalassotalea agarivorans DNA:
- the htpG gene encoding molecular chaperone HtpG: MSETGQKQTHGFQTEVKQLLQLMIHSLYSNKEIFLRELVSNAADASDKLRFKALQNADLFEGDANLRVRISADAENNTVTISDNGIGMTHDEIVAHLGTIAKSGTADFFSKLSGDQAKDSQLIGQFGVGFYSAFIVADKVTVRSRAAGAASNEAVEWSSEGEGEFTVQAIEKSGRGTDIILHLKEDEKEYADEWRLRSIVTKYSDHISVAVEMLSPEVEAVAEEKDDEGNVVRPAIEAKPAQWEAINKATALWTREKADISDEEYNEFYKHVSHDFADPLLWEHNKVEGKTEYTSLLYIPSKAPFDMYNREKQHGLKLYVQRVFIMDDAEQFMPTYLRFVKGLLDSNDLPLNVSREILQDNKVTQAIRKGCTKRVLKMLEKLGNKDAEKYQSFWDEFGQVLKEGPAEDMANKEQIAKLLRFSSTETDSAVQNVSLPQYVERMKDGQDKIYYVVADSFEAAKNSPHLEVFRKKGIEVLLLADRIDEWLVSHLTEFDGKQLQSVTRGGLDLGEMDDAETKEAQEKLEQEFDDVISRVKAALEGKVKDVKVSHRLTDSPACIVTDEHDMSSQMAKLMASVGQEVPETLPIFEVNVEHELVKHVAETQDEDQFKQWSEVLFDQATLAERGSLKDPASYVARLNKLMLSLTNR, encoded by the coding sequence ATGTCTGAGACAGGTCAAAAACAAACGCATGGTTTCCAAACAGAGGTTAAGCAGCTTCTACAGCTGATGATCCACAGTTTATATAGCAATAAAGAAATCTTCCTTCGTGAATTAGTATCTAACGCTGCCGATGCGTCAGATAAACTACGTTTTAAAGCTCTTCAAAACGCTGACTTGTTTGAAGGTGATGCTAACTTGCGTGTGCGTATCAGCGCAGATGCAGAAAACAATACGGTTACCATCTCAGATAATGGTATTGGTATGACCCATGATGAGATCGTTGCCCACCTAGGTACCATCGCCAAATCAGGTACAGCAGACTTCTTTTCTAAGTTATCTGGCGACCAAGCCAAAGATTCTCAATTAATTGGCCAATTTGGTGTTGGTTTTTACTCGGCATTTATTGTTGCAGATAAAGTTACTGTGCGTTCACGTGCTGCCGGCGCAGCTAGCAATGAAGCGGTAGAATGGAGCAGTGAAGGTGAGGGCGAGTTTACTGTTCAAGCTATCGAAAAATCAGGCCGTGGTACCGATATTATTCTGCATTTGAAAGAAGATGAAAAAGAATATGCCGATGAGTGGCGCTTGCGCTCTATCGTCACCAAATATTCAGACCATATTTCGGTTGCGGTTGAAATGCTGTCTCCTGAAGTGGAAGCCGTAGCGGAAGAAAAAGACGACGAAGGTAATGTTGTTCGCCCTGCGATTGAAGCAAAACCTGCTCAGTGGGAAGCGATTAACAAGGCAACAGCGCTATGGACGCGTGAAAAAGCTGATATTTCAGATGAAGAATACAACGAATTCTACAAGCATGTATCACATGACTTTGCAGACCCTCTGCTGTGGGAACACAACAAAGTAGAAGGTAAAACAGAATATACCTCGTTACTTTATATTCCTTCAAAAGCGCCATTTGATATGTACAACCGTGAAAAGCAACACGGGTTAAAACTATATGTTCAGCGTGTTTTCATTATGGATGACGCGGAACAATTTATGCCAACCTACTTACGTTTTGTAAAAGGTTTGCTCGATTCAAATGACTTGCCATTAAACGTTTCGCGCGAAATTTTACAAGACAATAAAGTGACCCAAGCAATTCGCAAAGGCTGTACTAAGCGTGTGCTTAAAATGTTAGAAAAGCTTGGCAACAAAGATGCTGAAAAATACCAGTCTTTCTGGGACGAGTTTGGACAAGTGCTTAAAGAAGGCCCTGCAGAAGATATGGCCAACAAAGAGCAGATTGCCAAATTGCTACGTTTCTCTTCAACAGAAACTGACAGCGCAGTTCAAAATGTGTCACTGCCGCAGTATGTAGAGCGCATGAAAGACGGCCAAGACAAGATTTACTATGTGGTTGCAGACAGCTTTGAAGCAGCTAAAAACAGCCCGCACTTGGAAGTATTCCGCAAAAAAGGCATTGAAGTGTTATTACTTGCCGATCGCATCGATGAATGGCTTGTGTCTCATTTAACTGAGTTTGATGGCAAGCAATTGCAATCTGTTACCCGCGGTGGCTTAGACTTAGGCGAAATGGACGACGCTGAAACAAAAGAAGCGCAAGAGAAGCTAGAGCAAGAGTTCGACGATGTTATTTCACGTGTTAAAGCAGCGCTTGAAGGTAAAGTGAAAGATGTAAAAGTATCGCATCGTTTAACAGACTCGCCAGCGTGTATTGTCACTGATGAGCACGACATGAGCTCACAAATGGCAAAATTGATGGCATCTGTTGGGCAAGAAGTTCCAGAAACGCTACCTATTTTCGAAGTGAATGTTGAACATGAATTAGTAAAACATGTTGCTGAAACGCAAGATGAAGATCAATTCAAGCAATGGTCTGAAGTACTGTTTGATCAGGCAACCTTAGCTGAACGCGGTAGCCTTAAAGATCCTGCAAGCTATGTGGCAAGATTAAACAAGTTGATGCTGTCGCTGACAAATCGCTAA
- the dnaX gene encoding DNA polymerase III subunit gamma/tau yields MSYQVLARKWRPKQFSELVGQEHVVNVLANALQQQRLHHAYLFTGTRGVGKTTIARIFAKSLNCEQGVSATPCGTCGTCLDIDQGRFVDLLEIDAASRTKVDDTREILDNVQYAPTKGRYKVYLIDEVHMLSRSSFNALLKTLEEPPEHVKFILATTDPQKLPVTVLSRCLQFHLKALTVAQIEHKLTDILTQESVSVEQGCLSLLAKAARGSMRDSLSLTDQAIAQGQGNILLANVQQMLGGVDQQWVYKLMIAIAKHDSQELMNVSHEIASYAPSYNKLVAELLQLIHVIAMKQVVAIPLDVAPQQTQLIDKFSQAISANDLQLYYQIVLNTRKELPYAYDEQSAFEMMLLRILSFEPVTQVSQQVAVAQPAQAVDFDNVELETSQVNTDSALQRPVATPINQSSVDASEKVAPSEADLASEMLAIEQQAQTQMQSADTGGHQEGVQTNETPVDVIENAQQQIEEGLMPVDQTINNVIHPPKQEDAPETTQAESQDDTPSENMSPTKAILAGRNMLRSKKKALEQKNGKKPRETQKAASEEKVSFTPRDNVPDLETVPEKPFSAQDIDPANVKQANQVDKWANMIDAMGLGGRLRQLAIHAVIDESSTDDVLKLKLDEVTKHLVSDAAHEQLEQAISEFLSRQISVEVELVTETVDDPYQIQQQINDKRYDFAKAQLAQDEVVQQFVEHYQATIDDTSIVAK; encoded by the coding sequence ATGTCTTATCAAGTTTTAGCTAGAAAATGGCGACCTAAACAGTTTTCAGAACTTGTTGGTCAAGAGCATGTTGTCAATGTATTAGCCAATGCTTTGCAGCAGCAACGCTTACATCATGCTTATTTGTTTACTGGTACTCGTGGTGTCGGTAAAACCACTATAGCTAGAATTTTTGCCAAAAGTTTAAATTGTGAGCAAGGCGTATCAGCGACTCCTTGCGGCACATGTGGCACCTGTCTTGATATCGATCAAGGCCGTTTTGTAGATTTGCTAGAAATTGATGCGGCATCTCGCACAAAAGTCGATGATACGCGTGAAATATTAGATAACGTGCAATATGCGCCAACGAAAGGGCGCTACAAAGTATACTTAATTGATGAAGTTCATATGCTGTCGCGTTCAAGCTTTAACGCTTTACTAAAAACGTTAGAAGAGCCACCAGAGCATGTGAAGTTTATCCTCGCGACTACCGACCCTCAAAAGTTACCTGTGACTGTATTATCCCGCTGTTTGCAGTTCCATTTGAAAGCCTTAACGGTTGCTCAGATTGAACATAAGCTAACCGATATACTGACGCAAGAATCCGTCTCCGTCGAACAAGGCTGTTTGTCGCTATTAGCGAAAGCCGCTCGCGGTAGTATGCGGGATAGCTTAAGCCTAACAGACCAAGCCATTGCGCAGGGGCAAGGTAATATTTTGCTAGCCAATGTGCAGCAAATGCTTGGCGGGGTTGATCAGCAATGGGTATATAAACTCATGATCGCTATCGCAAAGCATGACAGCCAAGAGTTGATGAATGTATCGCATGAAATTGCAAGCTACGCGCCAAGTTACAATAAACTGGTTGCAGAGCTTTTGCAGTTAATACATGTTATCGCTATGAAGCAAGTGGTGGCGATTCCACTGGATGTTGCGCCGCAGCAAACACAACTTATCGACAAGTTTAGTCAGGCGATATCGGCCAATGATTTGCAGCTTTATTACCAAATCGTACTCAATACCAGAAAAGAGCTACCGTACGCCTATGACGAGCAATCTGCTTTTGAGATGATGTTATTGCGTATATTGTCGTTTGAACCAGTGACCCAGGTCTCGCAGCAAGTCGCCGTCGCTCAGCCAGCGCAGGCAGTTGACTTTGACAACGTGGAACTAGAAACATCACAAGTTAATACTGACAGCGCATTACAGCGTCCTGTAGCGACCCCAATTAACCAATCAAGTGTTGATGCGTCGGAAAAGGTTGCACCTTCTGAAGCGGATTTAGCCAGTGAGATGCTTGCTATCGAGCAACAAGCGCAAACACAAATGCAATCAGCAGATACAGGTGGACATCAAGAAGGTGTTCAAACCAACGAGACACCCGTTGACGTGATAGAAAATGCGCAGCAACAAATCGAAGAAGGTTTGATGCCTGTAGATCAAACCATTAACAACGTCATTCACCCGCCTAAACAAGAAGATGCACCTGAAACAACGCAGGCAGAATCGCAAGACGACACGCCTAGCGAAAACATGTCGCCGACAAAAGCGATATTAGCCGGTCGTAATATGCTGCGAAGCAAGAAGAAAGCACTGGAGCAGAAAAACGGAAAAAAGCCCCGTGAGACGCAAAAAGCTGCGTCTGAAGAGAAAGTAAGCTTTACTCCTAGAGACAATGTACCTGACTTAGAAACGGTCCCTGAAAAGCCGTTTTCAGCGCAAGATATTGACCCAGCAAATGTCAAACAAGCTAACCAAGTCGATAAATGGGCAAATATGATCGATGCTATGGGACTTGGCGGGCGTTTGCGACAATTAGCGATTCACGCAGTTATTGATGAATCTTCAACCGATGACGTGTTAAAATTAAAACTAGATGAAGTGACAAAACATTTAGTTAGCGACGCGGCACATGAGCAGCTGGAACAAGCGATATCTGAATTTTTGTCAAGACAGATATCTGTTGAAGTTGAACTCGTGACTGAAACGGTCGATGACCCTTATCAGATCCAACAACAAATTAACGACAAACGCTATGACTTTGCAAAAGCGCAGTTAGCGCAAGACGAAGTAGTACAGCAGTTTGTTGAACACTATCAAGCAACCATTGACGATACATCAATTGTTGCAAAGTAA
- a CDS encoding DUF6702 family protein codes for MSTRFFYTFFAGLCLLMTSLAFAHQQKAAETTVLFNKRSGQLEVMHRFYLHDTEHAVQSLFDKKADILNSEQTQQQFADYVSKQFLVKSAEDSKIELSQVGYEVEGKFFWVYQEAKLPEDMTRIKLYNGALRDLWPTQINMVNIEGKGKVKTLYFDQDKDWLIAVLD; via the coding sequence ATGTCCACTAGGTTTTTCTATACCTTTTTTGCTGGATTATGTTTGCTGATGACAAGCCTTGCGTTTGCTCATCAGCAAAAAGCAGCAGAAACAACGGTTTTGTTCAACAAGCGCTCTGGTCAATTGGAAGTTATGCACCGTTTTTACTTGCATGACACCGAGCATGCAGTGCAATCATTGTTTGATAAGAAAGCTGATATTCTTAATTCAGAACAAACACAGCAGCAGTTTGCTGACTATGTCTCTAAACAGTTTTTAGTTAAGTCTGCAGAGGACAGCAAAATTGAGTTGAGCCAAGTAGGCTATGAAGTTGAAGGCAAGTTCTTTTGGGTATATCAGGAAGCCAAGCTTCCTGAGGATATGACGCGTATTAAGCTATACAATGGCGCGTTAAGAGACCTTTGGCCGACGCAGATCAACATGGTTAATATTGAAGGGAAAGGCAAAGTAAAAACCTTATACTTCGATCAAGACAAAGACTGGTTGATTGCGGTATTGGACTAA
- the apt gene encoding adenine phosphoribosyltransferase, with the protein MNSQSLDLIKNAIHTIPDYPKPGIMFRDVTGILDDAQALTATIDSLVEKYKDQGFTKIVGTEARGFLFGAPLALALGIGFVPVRKPGKLPRDTYAQDYQLEYGTDTLEIHQDALNESDKVLIIDDLLATGGTIDATAKLIRRVGAQATDAAFVISLPDLGGEALLKEQGIKVHTLVSFEGE; encoded by the coding sequence ATGAACTCTCAAAGTTTAGACCTCATAAAAAACGCAATTCATACCATTCCTGATTACCCTAAACCAGGCATTATGTTTCGAGATGTCACTGGAATATTAGATGATGCTCAAGCACTTACCGCAACAATAGATAGCTTGGTAGAAAAATATAAAGACCAAGGCTTTACAAAAATTGTAGGCACGGAAGCACGTGGCTTTTTATTTGGTGCACCCCTAGCGTTAGCGCTAGGTATTGGTTTTGTTCCAGTACGTAAGCCTGGAAAATTACCTCGTGATACTTATGCGCAAGACTATCAATTGGAATATGGTACTGATACCTTAGAAATTCACCAAGATGCATTAAATGAAAGTGACAAAGTCTTGATCATTGATGACTTGTTAGCGACAGGCGGCACGATAGATGCAACCGCTAAACTAATTCGTCGCGTTGGTGCACAAGCAACAGATGCTGCTTTTGTTATTTCTTTGCCTGATTTAGGTGGTGAAGCGTTATTAAAAGAACAAGGTATTAAGGTACACACACTAGTATCGTTTGAAGGCGAGTAA
- the folM gene encoding dihydromonapterin reductase yields MDKGTILITGVSQRLGLALATSLIEQDYQVVASYRTKRPTIVQLEAAGAHCIQTDFSTTQAIDTFADTIANTYPSLRAIIHNASDWMPESDKNDASDVFDYMMQIHAKLPYLLNLKLQHLLLKHYDATAKAADIIHLTDYVVSKGSKKHIAYAASKAALHNLTLSFAQALAPQVKVNSIAPALLMFNENDDDAYKAKALKKSLLQITPGEQAGVDAVNYLLNSTYITGSNHGLDGGRHLK; encoded by the coding sequence ATGGACAAGGGCACGATACTTATTACAGGTGTGAGTCAGCGACTAGGACTGGCGCTTGCCACAAGTTTGATTGAACAGGATTACCAGGTCGTTGCTAGCTACAGAACAAAACGCCCTACAATCGTGCAGTTGGAAGCCGCTGGTGCGCATTGTATTCAAACAGATTTTTCAACCACACAAGCAATAGACACTTTCGCTGACACCATAGCAAACACATACCCTAGTTTGAGAGCGATTATTCATAATGCCTCCGACTGGATGCCAGAAAGTGACAAAAACGATGCAAGTGATGTGTTTGATTATATGATGCAAATTCATGCCAAGCTGCCCTATCTTCTCAATTTGAAGCTGCAACATTTACTGCTCAAACATTACGATGCAACGGCGAAAGCCGCAGATATCATCCACCTAACAGATTATGTTGTTAGCAAAGGCAGTAAAAAGCATATAGCCTACGCTGCAAGTAAAGCCGCATTGCACAACTTAACGCTGTCTTTTGCACAAGCGCTTGCACCTCAAGTGAAAGTAAACTCTATTGCGCCTGCACTACTGATGTTCAACGAAAATGACGATGATGCTTACAAAGCAAAAGCGCTGAAAAAGTCGTTACTGCAAATTACTCCTGGAGAACAGGCAGGCGTAGATGCTGTCAATTACTTACTTAACAGCACCTATATTACCGGCAGTAACCATGGATTAGATGGTGGTAGGCATTTAAAATAG
- the folX gene encoding dihydroneopterin triphosphate 2'-epimerase gives MITNNNIATINIINLRLRTFIGFNPEEMTKQQDIVINAEIKYPAGKACQTDEEAQALNYKTITKKMISHVEDGHFKLLEKLTADLLDICLEPKLVQYAKVTVEKPHALRFADSVSLTLEATKD, from the coding sequence ATGATTACTAATAACAACATCGCCACCATTAACATTATTAACCTTAGATTAAGAACCTTTATTGGCTTTAATCCTGAGGAAATGACTAAACAGCAAGACATCGTAATCAACGCGGAAATAAAATACCCTGCCGGTAAGGCTTGCCAAACAGATGAAGAAGCGCAAGCGCTCAACTACAAAACTATCACCAAAAAAATGATCTCGCATGTTGAGGATGGACACTTTAAGTTACTCGAAAAGTTAACCGCTGATTTACTCGATATTTGTTTAGAGCCCAAGCTAGTGCAATATGCCAAAGTCACCGTTGAAAAACCCCATGCATTACGCTTTGCCGACTCGGTATCACTTACCTTGGAAGCAACGAAGGATTAA
- a CDS encoding HvfA family oxazolone/thioamide-modified RiPP metallophore yields the protein MMNLLKKSTVSALVALFGLAMFAAAPAKAEVNPFDISAVDTQVAHGHAGDKCGEGKCGEGKKDAKCGEGKCGEGKKAAKCGEGKCGEGKKSAKCGEGKCGEGKKAAKCGEGKCGEGKKKASKCGEGKCGE from the coding sequence ATGATGAATTTACTGAAAAAATCCACTGTTTCTGCGTTAGTTGCTTTATTTGGTTTAGCAATGTTTGCTGCAGCTCCTGCCAAAGCTGAAGTAAATCCTTTCGATATCAGCGCTGTAGACACTCAGGTTGCTCATGGGCATGCGGGTGATAAATGCGGCGAAGGCAAATGCGGCGAAGGTAAAAAAGACGCAAAATGCGGTGAAGGCAAATGCGGCGAAGGTAAAAAAGCGGCAAAATGCGGTGAAGGCAAATGCGGCGAAGGTAAAAAATCTGCAAAATGCGGCGAAGGCAAATGTGGCGAAGGTAAAAAAGCTGCAAAATGTGGTGAAGGCAAATGCGGTGAAGGTAAGAAAAAAGCTAGCAAGTGTGGCGAAGGCAAATGTGGTGAATAA
- the recR gene encoding recombination mediator RecR, whose translation MKFSPKVQGLIEAFKCLPGVGAKSAQRMAFHLLERNRAGADALSEALSVAMRDVGHCRQCRNFTEADVCDICLSEKRKQSGLICVVESPADVIAIEQTGEFQGRYFVLMGHLSPIDGIGPGDLGLDVLETTLQQDNVSELILATNPTVEGEATAHYIASLAKDFNVSVSRIAHGVPVGGELEYVDGNTLSHALSGRKNY comes from the coding sequence GTGAAATTCAGTCCAAAAGTTCAAGGTTTAATCGAAGCGTTTAAATGTTTACCTGGTGTTGGCGCTAAGTCTGCGCAGCGCATGGCATTTCATTTGCTTGAGCGCAATAGAGCAGGTGCTGACGCGCTGTCAGAAGCGCTCTCTGTAGCAATGCGCGATGTTGGCCACTGCCGTCAATGTCGTAATTTTACTGAAGCTGATGTGTGCGATATTTGTTTAAGCGAAAAGCGCAAACAAAGCGGCCTGATTTGTGTCGTTGAAAGCCCAGCTGATGTCATTGCAATTGAACAAACAGGGGAGTTTCAAGGGCGTTATTTTGTATTAATGGGGCATTTGTCACCTATTGATGGCATTGGCCCTGGCGACTTAGGCCTAGATGTTTTGGAAACCACCTTGCAGCAAGATAATGTGTCGGAATTGATTCTTGCGACAAACCCAACGGTAGAAGGTGAAGCTACTGCGCATTACATTGCATCGCTTGCCAAAGATTTCAATGTCTCTGTATCACGTATCGCACATGGTGTGCCTGTTGGTGGTGAGCTAGAGTATGTCGACGGAAATACACTGTCGCACGCACTTTCAGGTAGGAAAAACTACTAA
- a CDS encoding M1 family metallopeptidase, which yields MKIKQIMLMAFVAPLTFAAAVNASAIKQTKGDFEDKFRQLDEVLPTPNVYRNAAGEPGEQYWQQKVDYDIKVSLDEEKRRITATEDITYKNNSPYQLKYLWVQLDQNIFKDDSIANMANNFGGIGRRGPFTQAGDGESAAKLSLGELRRQHFMADNELGYEISAIKDSRGKDLSFTIVGTQMRIDLPKPLKSGGSVEFTIDFAFNIVEEDAVSARSGYEHFADDAREGGNDIFLLAQWFPRLHAYTDYEAWTNKEFLGRGEFTLEFGDYSVEIDVPADHIVSATGVLTNPRSVLTSTQRKRLEQAKTAKRPVFVVTEEEALENEKAGTNKRKTWKFEAENVRDFAWASSRKFMWDAKGYQQGGKDMPFVMAMSFFPKEGGDLWKKYSTESVIHTMEVYSRFSFDYPYPTAQSVNGPVGGMEYPMITFNGPRTQLQKDGTRTYSQAEKRFLIGVVIHEIGHIYFPMIVNSDERQWTWMDEGLNSFLDGVAGREWDPNIPWGVEPRDIVGYMKSENQVPIMTQSDSVLRLGPNAYTKPAAALNILREVILGRELFDFAFKEFSVRWAFKRPTPSDFFRTMEEASGVDLDWFWRGWFYSTDHVDISLDKVYKLRLDTHNPDIDFARLRDIENDKPSSLFVERNKAEGKTLWIDRNEDVTDFYDENDRFTVTNKERNAYHKFLKGLKPWERKTLERAVAEDKNYYVLEFSNIGGLVMPILLELTYTDGSTESQYIPAEIWRRTPKHVRKLIVTDKEKEIASVAVDPGWETADTDVENNYYPRRIIPSRVEAYKSKPRSGKVNRDIMQDIKTELKTGDDEKEEKKDN from the coding sequence ATGAAAATAAAACAAATCATGTTGATGGCTTTTGTTGCTCCTTTGACGTTTGCAGCAGCGGTTAATGCCTCAGCAATAAAACAAACTAAAGGCGATTTCGAAGACAAGTTTCGACAGTTAGATGAAGTATTACCTACACCTAACGTATACCGTAATGCTGCAGGTGAGCCAGGCGAACAATACTGGCAACAGAAGGTAGACTACGATATTAAAGTGTCGTTAGACGAAGAAAAACGTCGTATCACTGCCACTGAAGATATTACCTATAAAAACAATTCACCTTATCAGCTTAAATACTTATGGGTGCAATTAGACCAAAACATTTTTAAAGACGATTCAATTGCTAATATGGCCAATAATTTTGGCGGTATTGGTCGTCGTGGTCCATTTACACAAGCGGGCGACGGTGAATCTGCTGCCAAGCTAAGTTTAGGCGAATTGCGTCGCCAACATTTCATGGCTGATAATGAACTTGGCTATGAAATTAGCGCGATTAAAGATAGCCGAGGCAAAGACCTAAGCTTTACCATTGTAGGTACGCAAATGCGTATCGACTTACCAAAACCACTAAAATCAGGTGGTTCAGTAGAGTTTACCATTGATTTCGCGTTCAACATTGTTGAAGAAGATGCGGTATCAGCGCGCTCTGGTTATGAGCATTTCGCCGACGATGCGCGTGAAGGTGGTAACGACATTTTCCTACTCGCGCAATGGTTCCCTCGTTTACACGCTTACACAGATTATGAAGCATGGACAAACAAAGAGTTTTTGGGTCGCGGCGAATTCACTTTGGAATTTGGTGACTACTCGGTAGAAATCGATGTACCTGCTGACCATATTGTTAGTGCAACAGGTGTATTAACTAACCCTCGTAGTGTATTAACAAGTACGCAACGCAAGCGTTTAGAACAAGCTAAAACAGCGAAGCGTCCAGTCTTTGTTGTTACTGAAGAAGAAGCATTAGAAAACGAAAAAGCGGGTACAAACAAACGTAAAACGTGGAAGTTTGAAGCGGAAAATGTACGTGACTTTGCTTGGGCGTCTTCTCGTAAGTTTATGTGGGATGCTAAAGGCTACCAGCAAGGTGGTAAAGATATGCCATTTGTAATGGCAATGTCGTTCTTCCCTAAAGAAGGTGGCGACTTGTGGAAGAAATATTCTACTGAATCTGTTATCCACACCATGGAAGTATACTCACGCTTTTCTTTTGACTACCCATATCCAACAGCTCAGTCAGTTAACGGCCCTGTAGGCGGTATGGAATACCCAATGATTACCTTTAATGGTCCTCGTACACAATTGCAAAAAGATGGTACGCGCACCTATTCTCAAGCAGAGAAGCGTTTCCTAATTGGTGTTGTTATTCACGAGATTGGTCATATTTACTTCCCAATGATTGTCAACTCTGACGAACGTCAATGGACGTGGATGGACGAAGGCTTAAACAGCTTTTTAGACGGTGTTGCTGGTCGTGAGTGGGATCCAAACATTCCTTGGGGTGTTGAGCCTCGCGATATTGTTGGCTACATGAAGTCTGAAAACCAAGTGCCAATCATGACACAATCAGACAGCGTATTACGTTTAGGTCCTAACGCTTACACTAAGCCAGCGGCAGCATTAAACATTCTGCGTGAAGTTATTCTTGGCCGTGAACTGTTTGACTTTGCTTTTAAAGAATTCTCAGTACGTTGGGCATTTAAACGCCCTACACCATCAGACTTTTTCCGTACCATGGAAGAAGCATCAGGTGTTGATCTAGACTGGTTCTGGCGTGGTTGGTTCTACTCTACGGATCACGTAGATATCTCGTTAGACAAGGTGTACAAGCTACGTCTTGATACGCATAACCCAGATATCGATTTCGCTAGACTACGTGATATCGAAAACGACAAGCCATCTTCGTTATTTGTTGAACGCAACAAAGCAGAAGGTAAAACATTATGGATTGACAGAAACGAAGATGTTACTGACTTCTATGATGAAAACGACCGCTTTACGGTTACAAACAAAGAACGTAATGCTTATCACAAATTCTTAAAAGGCTTAAAGCCTTGGGAAAGAAAAACGCTTGAACGCGCTGTAGCGGAAGACAAAAACTACTATGTGCTTGAGTTTTCTAATATTGGTGGCCTAGTAATGCCAATCTTACTTGAACTAACTTACACAGACGGATCAACAGAAAGCCAATACATTCCTGCTGAAATCTGGCGTCGTACACCTAAACACGTGCGCAAGCTAATTGTGACTGACAAGGAAAAAGAAATCGCAAGTGTTGCGGTTGATCCAGGTTGGGAAACAGCTGATACAGATGTAGAGAACAACTACTACCCTCGTCGCATTATTCCTTCGCGTGTTGAGGCATACAAGTCAAAACCACGTTCAGGCAAAGTGAATCGCGATATCATGCAAGATATCAAGACAGAACTTAAAACTGGCGATGATGAAAAAGAAGAGAAAAAGGATAACTAA
- a CDS encoding YbaB/EbfC family nucleoid-associated protein: MFKGGMGNLMKQAQQMQAKMEQAQKEIANMEVIGEAGAGMVKVTMTGNHNIRRVEIDESLMEDDKDMIEDLVAAAFNDAVRRVEEANKEKMAGVTGGMQMPPGMKMPF, from the coding sequence ATGTTTAAAGGTGGAATGGGCAACTTAATGAAACAAGCCCAACAAATGCAAGCGAAAATGGAACAAGCGCAAAAAGAAATCGCGAATATGGAAGTGATTGGTGAAGCGGGCGCTGGCATGGTTAAAGTAACGATGACGGGTAACCACAATATTCGCCGTGTTGAAATTGACGAAAGTTTGATGGAAGACGACAAAGACATGATCGAAGATCTTGTTGCTGCTGCGTTTAACGATGCTGTGCGTCGTGTAGAAGAAGCAAACAAAGAGAAAATGGCCGGTGTTACTGGCGGTATGCAAATGCCACCGGGGATGAAAATGCCATTCTAA